Genomic window (Cucumis sativus cultivar 9930 chromosome 2, Cucumber_9930_V3, whole genome shotgun sequence):
TAGCGAAGTGAAACAATTATCCGCGGTGTAAGATGCTTGCAATGTTCAGATTACACAGTAGAgcagaaaaaaaggaagaagaagaataaactAGAAAGAGAAGGAGCTCAGAAACAAATGAATGGATGAGAAATTATCCTCACATAGAGATCGGATTAACGAGATTATTTGTACTCATCATCATCGCAGCCTTCTCGTAAACAGAAATAAAATGGGAAATTAGGGTTGGTCTATAGatcagaaaagaaagaagaaagaagaattagGAATTGATTTTAGGTTTTGGAAATAGGAAGATAGCAAAAGAGAGGTATTTATAGAACACAAAATTCCAAACCCTAGACCGATGAAAGGCTTCGAAGGTTGGTTATCTGTAATTGTTAAAAGCCCACATGAAAGCCCATTGGATCACACTTTTTTTGCTctctctttacttttttttttaataggaagtttggtttcaatttagtCAATAGACTTTAAATCACAATCAAAAGAACTCCAAAACGTACCGGAGGTGAATGGAGAATAGAATATGTGAAATTGTGCTCCAACAATGTTTGATGAATTAAGAGTGAGCCAAAGAGTAAAGATCCTCCTCAATTAGAAAAGTAATCTAAAATGGTCCATTGACCAATTAATAATACCACTAtcaatcaattcaatttcacaaTTGGGGGCAAAGGGTAAAAATAGCTAATATCTTAGGTATACTCCCTAAATTGTTGGCCTCAACaatcttaatcttaatatTGCATGAATCATTCTTAGACTTAGCATGGGTGAAAATGACAATAGTagttgatttttctaaaaggaaaaaaaaaaaaaaaacttatcatTTACCACCCAGACGAAATAAGAAACTAGAATATAATGAATAAttagtcaaataaaattttagggtAAATTGCCCcaaactaaaattcaaattttaaatcgatgcaaatcataattttaattgatgtaagcataattttttttagaagagtGTAAAGGGATGTTTaccctaaaatttatttgatagtaGCACCTTAAGCataatcatttatttaattcaattgtaataaattaataaaaattgattgattcTTTGAAATACATCTATAATCTCATTGATAAGAATATGTAGCAATACAGTATCTtagtttgtttaaaaaatcagTTCATTAATAATGtatgaaaaaataactatGATGTTTGTGTATGTTACAACCAccataaacttttaatttcatcaatcAGTCTCTAATACTTTGTTAAATGTTGCAATCAAACTCTTAAGTCAAATTTGGAAAGACTCACGCGGACAATCAAAACCCATTCCTGTTAAGGCTTGAACTAGTACtttaaatacattaatttatatatcGCATTTACGTGAAACCTATGGATTAAtctcattaaataaataataataacatttgtttatacaaaatttgataacATTCTTGGTGTTATGAATCAAACCATGTTGTACAATTGTTAAACTGAAAATTTTACTAGCTAAAacacctttcttttctttttttttcttttccaatctTTGTCAtgccatttctttttcaacttacTTGCTGCTTTTGTAGCTATCTCTCAGTGTAACGGTCCGGTTGAATACGAGTTTCTCTGGAGTTGAGTCTTTATCAACTGCAAAATACCCTGGAAAAAATGCAGAAAGTAGATGGGTAATCAAGTCAAAACagaagcaaaattttgaaaattaagacaTCTATAATAAGTAGCATATCAAATTCTCTAGGTCTCTCATATGAGACATGGAGTATCTAAATGTTTTGTGCAAGTTTGAGAGTGGGTTTTTGTGAGGCCCTGGTCGGGTCCTAAGCTACACGATAAGATTGTACACAATAGAAAGTTGTCACCTAAAAGTACTTCTTGCAATTTGGCACCTTGATTAACGTTTCAATCATGCGTTGTGAAAGTTCCTATGTGTGTTGGTAATGGGTAACCTAAGATTCCTTAACAAAGAAGTAGTTGGTGTCATTTCTTATGTAGGGCGGTCCTCAATTCTGATACAGTCGCTCACTGATGATCCAAATTTGGACAATAGGAGCTACGTGGCAGAACATGATTTGTTGAACCTCACCACCGGTAGAAGTAATCATTCCAACATGAAAATTCTCATCGAAAAGgtttaaatagaaattttcaatcaagttTTAGAGCTTAATCAAAACTTTGAGCTAAGTGAGGATCGGAGAATTTACGAAGCATTGAGAAGGCTTTTCGGAGCCTATCATTCATTCAAGGTTGACGAGGAGTTGGCTAAGTGCTTAGGCTATAAGAGAACTTTATAATGCCACTTGATTTATAAATGTGTATGTTTTGAAAAGGATTATGACTTATGTCTTGCGATATGTTTTGGTACCCTATGCTAGGGGTGACTCTCAGTCGGTTGGAGTCAGTTTTTTTGACAAAACCGACCTGAACCGACCATAGTCGGTTTAGTAAAGTGTCAAATCGACCTCGACATCAATGAGTAAGGGTTGGTCAGTCGGTTTaacactaaaaataaaatttgaaaattccctATTCGAGACTTTCCAAAACTGACCTGCAGATCCTTCTCCTTTTCACTTTTGTAGTAAAAAACACACGTCTAACCactctaaattaatttaatatttaattttactcttatattttcatttcatccaAGTTTTAACTCTTATAATCACCTCCATGTCCTTATTTAGAGGTCTCCACCTTTATATGTGCAGGGaacatgaaagaaaatgtaaataacTAAGAATCTTCCCTACAATATTTCATCCACGTGATCTAGAGGTCTCCACCTTTAGAagttatatcaattaaaacgtatcaatttaaatctaaaactttTATGAGTACAATCTGTTTGCACCCTCTTGAATTATTTTTCCTAAATGTATGTTCAATTTAACAAATTGGATAATTTAAGTAGATGCATGGACAATTTTCGAAAGAAATCTAGAGCAAGAGAAGAGAATCAATCTATTTATAAAAGCTTAGCGATTCAATGATGTTTTCCTTCTTGTTAGTTCAATGAACTTTTTGGCTTGAGAGGAGTAGTGAGCAGGAGGTTTTAGTAGGTCTCAGACTCTCAACACAATTTCGTACCTCAATACGTCCTTTAGGTTTTCTCCAACTAGAGTTTCTTTAGTTGCTTTTGGCcaatatattttgttctttaatcATTCTTAATAGAATGCTtgcacaaattttaaaaaaaataaaagaagagtattgataataaaggaaaaataataattattaaactaaGGCATAGACCATACTCTGAGCAgccaaaaaaaacttacccAGCCTTTCAAATTGGAATGTATCCCCAACAACAGCATTCCTAAGTTCTGGTACAGCATATGCACTTGGGATAACTACTTTAGAATGTGGGTTCAAATCAGCAAGCCAATCATCAAGCTCGGCAGGATTCTGATATGGCAAAAACcacaaattataaaacaaactacaaaaaatgCATTGCAAACAAACATACGAATGGAGAAAAGCTAGGGCAATTCCAAATCCAACCTCAGAAAGGAATAGTTTGTCAAACAATCTAACTTCCACATTGAGTGGATTAACTCCTGAAGAAGGTTGTGCAACCCAATGTAGGACACCCTGCATTAAAGTAAGCGAGAAACTTGATTTTTGTAATGCAAGTCTTAAGAAGATCTAAAACTAGAGAGTAAAAAACGTAGGCCTAACAAAAGAAACCTTTGGCTTTGATTTCTTGGAAGCATCATATTCTGCACGAATCTCAAGTACTGTTTCGTTATCATCAGCAAGGATAACATCTGTACATTTTATAGGATATGCATAtctgaaaagaaagaagaaaattattgttttatggCATGCGTTTGTATGTGAATATAATTAATGGCAAAAAGGAACTGCAATCATTAAATACCTCAAAAGGACAGACTTTCCAGGCGCAAGACCATAGTAATCTTTGGAATCTTTCAACCGGAAATCTGATTGTTCTATGTACACAATATTGGAAAAGGGAACCTAATGCAAGAACAGGACATGTAGAAAGAAAACTGCTATACTCAGTTTCAGTAGTCGAAGCAATTCAAAAAGAGAATAAGATGGTGTACACAATATTAGggtatatcaataaaataaatatcacaTAGAAAAAGCAGACGTcctttgaaaatgaaaaatcaaaatattaataagatAGTATAAATCATGTAATAAGGATCGTGCAACATAAGAATACTGAATAAGGTTGAGATATTATCCACtacaaaagaaatggaaaagtaCAAGAcattaaatgtaattattgGTAAGGTTCGCATTTTAAGTTCACCATAATATGATTGATAAATGCTTCTTAACAAGCTGAAATATTgccaattttgaaaattgttggaccagttgaaaaaaaattcttggaGATCATTTACGTATTAGTATAAATCACCAACACCAGACATATAACAACAGTACAAAATGAAGACCAAGTTCACCTTATAAAAGGCCGATGCCTCATCTGCTTGAGCTTCAGGCCATTTCTTGGCATCAAGATCCAATATTGATCCATTTTCTAAGTTTGTAATAACAACCTGGGGGAACAAAAAATTCATCTAACAACACCAAACAAAAGATATCATTATAAGAAATCAAAGATGTATACTGTACCTTAAGCGGCTGCAAAACAACCATTGCTCGTGCAGCTGATTTATTTAGTTCTTCTCTAATGTGATATTCAAGACGATCAAAGCGAATCAAAGAACAGTCACTGGAGTGAAAACATCAGATAGTTATAAAAActgataaataaatttaacatcACATGCAACGGACTGTACTTTACATGCCCATATACTAGGCATCACACTATAAGTTCCAACCTTCTAGTAATTCCAATTCCTCGAACAAAAGCATTAATGGCTGTTGATGTCACACCTCTGCGCCTAAGACCAGCAAGTGTCAGCAGGCGAGGATCATCCCAACCATCAACCCATTTTTCGGTCACCAGTCGATTTAACTGAAAATGGCACATCTTCAGTAAGATTGCAAAAGATCGCATATCTAAGTTGTTCAAAAAATGAGTTTAGAAGCATGGCACACCCACCTTACGCTTGGACAACACAGTATTAGAAACATTGAGGCGAGAATATTCCCACACATATGGTTGGTAAAGATCCAGTGCATGCAATAACCAGTAGTATGAAGCACGACGTGTTTCAAACTCCAAGGTGCACAGCTGAGAGAAGACataggaaaaaagaatgaatggaAATGACATTTGTGAGAGCCATAGTAAGAGATATATTAGGATTATCAGGATGAAAATAAGGGCATAAGGGTCATTAGCCAGAGGTGTCTTGGTTATAAAATAGTGTATTAGGTTCTGTAAAGGGTTCATATCATTTTGGTAGGAATTTCCATTGTGGGAATTTGGGAGAGAGTGGTCCTCTCAAAAGGCTTTGAAATTGTAGTTTCTTCATTGATATTGCAATATTTTCAGCAAGTCTCTTTGGAAGAGGGCTGGCGTAGTGAAAGGGTGCCATCTTGTCAATTGGGATGAACTCTCGACTTTCATTCTTTGGGAGATTTGGGTGTGGAAAATCTCAGATCAAAGAATCTCTCCTTACGAAATGGATATACAGgtttgagaaagaaaacaaagggGAAGAGCAATTTTGGTGTGGAATCAACTAGACTTTGTCAGCACTTATAAAGGTTCAACCTTCAGATATATATTTCACGTAACACAAAGTAGCAAATGCACGAGCACCACCAGTTCGAGATGGTAGAAATCTCCCCACTAATATCTTTCAGAGTCACAACACAACCTCAAAAAGGCAAGCTAACTAACATAAATACATTGACCATAAACCAACAGGTAAAACCCAAGAGATAGAGAAAGATACATTAAGAGTTTGGATGTAAATTCCCTGATCTACCCCTCCTAACATAATTCTCTTGAATATTCTTGTGACCTTGTTTAGTTCATAATCTCTAATTGAAGTAGCCAACTTAAATTCTTTCATAACTACTCCACTTTCTTCATCAACTTAGTGGAAGGTTTTTATGTCATTTGTCTCTTGTTGGGAAGGTGACACCTTGTACCTGTGCCACTGCCCGCTAGGTTAAGTTTTGGTTAAGTTTACAGTCCCTGGGTTAAGTTGAATGGGATGCTTATCATTTCttatttaggaaaaaaattgaaagcgTATCAAGAAGGTAAACATACCGAATGTGTTATATTTTCAAGAGAATCCACAGTGCAGTGTGCATAATCATAACTTGGATAAATACACCACTTGTCTCCAGCATGTGGATGAGGAGTAAACTGGATGTGACAGTTGCAACATAGAGTATCAGTGTCTAGAGTTCAGATCTGCGTGTAAGCAAGCTAAGAACAGTCTCACCTTAATACGATATGCAATGAGGTcatacatattaaaattatcacTCTGCATGTCTTGCTTCATCCTAAGAGTTGCCTTGCCTTCGTCAATCAGACCTTgcttcatttcttcaaacaaTTTCAATGACTCAGCTACAGGCCTATCCCTCCAGGGActattcatctttttctctctatattcttttatttcgtCAGCAGTCTAAAaccaataattgaaaatgtacTTTAGTCAAACAGTCAAACAGTCAAACAGATTGATGTTATCGTGGATCACAAAAACACtgacacaaatataaaagttaactGATCAACACTGATAATTATCATCATTGAGGCCTCACAAATGGTATCTAAAAAGGAAACGAACACTCCACCAATCCAAATGCAACAAAAAAACGTTACACAGTTGACAAAATGACCTGGTGATCAACGTAAGCATGGCCCCTACGTATGAGTTCCACAGCTAATTCATACAGATCTTGGAAGTAATCACTAGCATATGTAATCTGGAAAGGAAACAaacgaaaacaaaatgatatcaatataaaaacagataaaatacataattgaCCAAAGTGGACTTAAGTTACACCTTGAAAGGCTCCCATCCCATCCACCTGACAATTTCTTCTATATGATCAATATATTCCTTCTTCTCAGCTTCCGGATTTGTGTCATCATACCTACAAGCACATATTTTGGAACAGCAGCAAAAATAAAGTGGTCAAATATGTTGTTCAAACTACAATGTTGATAAGCAATGGTCAGAAATTGTTGAACACAAAAGATTTAAGGTAGAAGAATGAATCAATGATGGCTTAgttacaaagaaaaatgataaacgAAGATTGTTAAACAAtgcaagaaaataattttaacctCAAATAACAGCCTCCACCTCGCTCTTTTGCAAGGCCAAAATCCACAAACATTGCCTGATTGATCataatgataataacaaaCAGAGGAAAGTTTCTGGTGAAAGACTGAAGACAACAATcgataaaagattaaaacaaaaaaaagaatagcCAATACTACCTTGGCATGACCAATATGCAGATAACCATTTGGTTCAGGAGGAAAGCGAGTCAAAACTTTGCCCCCTGTTGCTTTTAGGTGCTTTTCAAGCAGCTCCTTGGTGTTGCAACATCTTAGTATAGTTCCATTACTGAAAAATACTTCAGTGTGAACCTTTTAATTTGCAAAGAAAACTAGTGTTAAAAACGGAAGCAGTTGACAGGAAATCCTTCGCGATTGTATTTACTAATTCAGTTCATGCAAATCTCTTCAGAATGGAGAGATGAATTCAAAGAGAAGTGTATgtgaaattatttagaaaaagaagagacgCGATCCATTATAGGAAACTAAGCATCTTTTAGCAAGTTATTTTACCTTATAATTATCCTCTGGCTGAGGGAATATTAAATACGGGTTAAGATCTTCCTCTGATGGAGGTTGTTCCGGTGAAACAATAGCAGCAGGTTTATCCTGCACGAGAGACGAGatttaaaacagaaaataaagtaCAAAAGAA
Coding sequences:
- the LOC101210547 gene encoding glutamine--tRNA ligase — translated: MTAKNENVDKDKLLEQFLRIGLDERTARNTVANNKVTANLNAVIHEAGVLDGCNKTVGNLLYTVATKYPTNALVHRPILLQYITSNKVKMPAQLEAAFSFFSAAGQEDIKLNDFEDACGVGVEVSVEEIKQTVTEVFEEHKNEILEQRYRTNVGDLFGQVRKKHPWADPKIVKQFIDSKLFELLGERTAADNEKIAKKKKEKPAKVEDKPAAIVSPEQPPSEEDLNPYLIFPQPEDNYKVHTEVFFSNGTILRCCNTKELLEKHLKATGGKVLTRFPPEPNGYLHIGHAKAMFVDFGLAKERGGGCYLRYDDTNPEAEKKEYIDHIEEIVRWMGWEPFKITYASDYFQDLYELAVELIRRGHAYVDHQTADEIKEYREKKMNSPWRDRPVAESLKLFEEMKQGLIDEGKATLRMKQDMQSDNFNMYDLIAYRIKFTPHPHAGDKWCIYPSYDYAHCTVDSLENITHSLCTLEFETRRASYYWLLHALDLYQPYVWEYSRLNVSNTVLSKRKLNRLVTEKWVDGWDDPRLLTLAGLRRRGVTSTAINAFVRGIGITRSDCSLIRFDRLEYHIREELNKSAARAMVVLQPLKVVITNLENGSILDLDAKKWPEAQADEASAFYKVPFSNIVYIEQSDFRLKDSKDYYGLAPGKSVLLRYAYPIKCTDVILADDNETVLEIRAEYDASKKSKPKGVLHWVAQPSSGVNPLNVEVRLFDKLFLSENPAELDDWLADLNPHSKVVIPSAYAVPELRNAVVGDTFQFERLGYFAVDKDSTPEKLVFNRTVTLRDSYKSSK